A single Tenacibaculum sp. Bg11-29 DNA region contains:
- a CDS encoding imelysin family protein: MKKILLGIIILTAIITCKSEDEEPVMNNAFFETYYSDNILPSIKNLKIALETQQTNITNFQASKSDEDYEKLLSQWLTSAKAYSKYEIYNLGVIKENFYNISIYNYPVNISSIEKNIIDKTVYNESYFSTQSTTVKGLATIEYLLFSNQNSIEAKTLLLNDSYRIAYLAGVNQELIRLSNTIIDTWENGYKDTFIAANGSICTNNAKCLSINQIINVLDVAKVTKIGKTAGFEKSNNTVPTNLQAYRSKNSLLLIQAMLAEVKNLYFNSTTNFATMVNAINTSEEISNEIAIKFSNIEQEITTLNSTLFEAISTNPESVRPIYNNLKDLSILFSVDITSTLSVTVLPTDNDGD; the protein is encoded by the coding sequence ATGAAAAAAATATTATTAGGAATAATTATACTAACTGCTATAATTACTTGTAAAAGTGAAGATGAAGAGCCTGTAATGAATAATGCTTTTTTTGAAACTTATTACTCAGACAATATCTTACCAAGTATAAAGAACTTAAAAATAGCTCTAGAAACCCAACAGACCAATATTACAAATTTTCAAGCATCAAAAAGTGATGAAGATTATGAAAAATTACTTTCTCAATGGTTAACTTCTGCAAAAGCATATTCAAAATATGAAATTTATAATTTAGGAGTAATTAAAGAAAATTTTTATAACATAAGCATTTATAACTACCCTGTAAACATAAGTTCTATTGAAAAAAATATTATAGATAAAACTGTTTATAACGAGTCATATTTTTCAACACAAAGTACTACTGTAAAAGGGCTTGCTACTATAGAATATTTACTTTTTAGCAATCAAAATTCTATAGAGGCTAAAACACTTTTATTAAACGATTCGTATAGAATAGCTTATCTAGCTGGTGTTAACCAAGAACTTATTAGACTTTCTAATACAATCATTGACACCTGGGAAAACGGTTATAAAGACACCTTTATAGCTGCCAATGGTTCTATTTGTACAAATAACGCTAAATGTTTAAGTATAAATCAAATAATTAACGTGTTAGATGTAGCCAAAGTTACTAAAATTGGAAAAACAGCTGGTTTTGAAAAATCTAACAATACTGTTCCTACAAACTTACAAGCCTATAGAAGTAAAAACTCTTTACTATTAATACAAGCAATGTTAGCTGAGGTTAAAAATCTTTACTTTAACAGTACTACTAATTTCGCAACCATGGTAAATGCGATTAATACTTCAGAAGAAATTTCAAATGAAATAGCTATAAAGTTTAGTAATATTGAACAAGAGATTACTACTTTAAATAGTACACTTTTTGAAGCAATAAGTACCAATCCAGAAAGTGTAAGACCTATTTACAATAACTTAAAAGACTTAAGTATACTATTCTCTGTAGATATAACAAGTACTTTATCTGTTACTGTACTTCCAACAGATAATGATGGTGATTAA
- the guaB gene encoding IMP dehydrogenase: MQAHQSKIIGEGLTYDDVLLIPAYSEILPREVSIQTKFTKNITINVPIISAAMDTVTESAMAIAMAREGGIGVLHKNMTIEQQAQEVRKVKRAESGMIIDPVTLPLTAVVYDAKMLMKEHSIGGIPVVDENGILKGIVTNRDLRFEHKNDRAIVEVMTKENLVTAAVGTSLKSAESILQENKIEKLLIVDDNYKLSGLITFRDITKVTQKPIANKDTYGRLRVAAALGVTADAVVRAEALVKAGVDAVIIDTAHGHTKGVVNVLKEVKAKFPELDVIVGNIATPEAAKYLVEAGADAVKVGIGPGSICTTRVVAGVGFPQFSAVLEVAAAIKGSGVPVIADGGIRYTGDIPKAIAAGADCVMLGSLLAGTKESPGETIIYEGRKFKSYRGMGSVEAMKQGSKDRYFQDVEDDIKKLVPEGIVGRVPYKGELEESIHQFVGGLRAGMGYCGSSDIETLKSTGKFVRITASGINESHPHDVAITKEAPNYSRR; encoded by the coding sequence ATGCAAGCTCACCAATCAAAAATTATAGGCGAAGGTTTAACATATGATGATGTTTTATTAATACCAGCTTATTCTGAAATACTTCCAAGAGAAGTTTCTATTCAAACAAAATTCACTAAAAATATAACGATTAATGTACCTATAATATCTGCAGCTATGGATACAGTTACTGAATCGGCTATGGCAATTGCAATGGCTAGAGAAGGAGGTATAGGAGTGTTGCATAAAAATATGACGATTGAGCAGCAAGCTCAAGAAGTTCGTAAAGTAAAGCGTGCAGAGTCAGGTATGATTATCGATCCAGTTACCTTACCATTAACAGCTGTTGTTTATGATGCTAAAATGTTAATGAAAGAACATAGCATCGGTGGGATTCCTGTTGTTGATGAAAATGGTATTTTAAAAGGAATTGTAACCAATCGCGATTTACGTTTCGAGCATAAAAACGATAGAGCTATTGTTGAAGTAATGACTAAAGAAAATTTAGTTACCGCAGCAGTAGGAACTTCATTAAAATCAGCCGAAAGTATTTTACAAGAAAATAAAATTGAAAAATTATTAATTGTAGATGATAACTATAAACTTTCAGGATTAATTACATTTAGAGATATTACTAAAGTTACTCAGAAACCAATAGCAAATAAAGATACTTACGGACGTTTACGTGTTGCAGCTGCATTGGGAGTTACTGCTGATGCCGTTGTAAGAGCTGAAGCTTTAGTAAAAGCAGGAGTTGATGCAGTTATTATTGATACAGCTCATGGTCATACCAAAGGTGTGGTGAATGTATTAAAAGAAGTAAAAGCTAAGTTTCCTGAATTAGATGTTATTGTAGGTAACATTGCTACACCAGAAGCTGCTAAATACTTAGTTGAAGCTGGAGCAGATGCTGTAAAAGTAGGTATCGGACCAGGTTCTATTTGTACAACGCGAGTTGTAGCAGGAGTTGGGTTTCCTCAGTTTTCTGCAGTATTAGAAGTTGCAGCAGCAATAAAAGGTAGTGGAGTACCAGTAATTGCAGATGGAGGAATTCGTTATACGGGTGATATCCCAAAGGCAATTGCAGCAGGTGCAGATTGTGTAATGTTAGGATCTTTATTAGCAGGAACAAAAGAATCTCCAGGTGAAACTATTATTTATGAAGGACGTAAGTTTAAGTCTTACAGAGGTATGGGATCGGTAGAGGCAATGAAACAAGGATCTAAAGATCGTTATTTTCAAGATGTTGAAGATGATATTAAAAAATTAGTACCAGAGGGTATTGTTGGTAGAGTACCATATAAAGGTGAATTAGAAGAAAGCATTCATCAATTTGTAGGTGGTTTAAGAGCTGGTATGGGGTATTGTGGTTCTAGTGATATAGAAACATTAAAAAGTACAGGTAAGTTTGTACGTATAACAGCAAGTGGAATTAATGAGAGCCATCCACATGATGTAGCGATTACTAAAGAAGCTCCAAATTATAGTAGAAGGTAA
- a CDS encoding acyl-CoA carboxylase subunit beta: MDLNFNKNEDHNKLLASDLRRRFAKVKLGGGQKRIDKHHAKGKLTARERVDYLLDDNAKSIEIGAFAGENMYKEHGGCPSGGVVVKMGYVSGKQCIVVANDATVKAGAWFPITGKKNLRAQEISIENKLPIIYLVDSAGVYLPLQDEIFPDKEHFGRIFRNNAVMSSMGITQISAVMGSCVAGGAYLPIMSDEAMIVDKTASIFLAGSYLVKAAIGESIDNETLGGATTHCEISGVTDYKAKDDKDALDKIKFIVDKIGDYDKAGFSRKEAFPPKENEEDIFGILPKERNAQYDMLEIIHRLVDNSEFEQYKEGYGKTIITGYGRIDGWAVGIVANQRKLVKTKKGEMQFGGVIYNDSADKSTRFIANCNQKKIPLVFLQDVTGFMVGSKSEHGGIIKDGAKMVNAVSNSVVPKFTIIIGNSYGAGNYAMCGKAYDPRLIAAWPSAELAVMSGNSAAKVLLQIETASLKKRGEEITPEKEAELFDKIKSRYDDQISPYYAAARIWTDGIINPLDTRTWISMGIEAANHAPIEKKFNLGIIQV; encoded by the coding sequence ATGGACCTTAACTTTAACAAGAATGAAGATCACAATAAACTTTTAGCATCAGATTTACGAAGACGTTTTGCTAAAGTTAAACTCGGAGGAGGACAAAAGCGTATTGATAAACATCATGCAAAAGGAAAATTAACTGCTAGAGAGCGTGTTGATTATCTTTTAGATGACAATGCTAAATCAATAGAAATTGGAGCTTTTGCGGGTGAAAACATGTATAAGGAACATGGTGGGTGTCCTTCTGGTGGTGTTGTTGTAAAAATGGGATACGTAAGTGGTAAACAATGTATTGTTGTAGCCAATGACGCAACTGTTAAAGCAGGTGCTTGGTTTCCTATTACCGGAAAAAAGAACTTAAGAGCTCAAGAAATATCTATAGAAAACAAGTTGCCAATTATATATTTGGTAGATTCTGCAGGGGTATACCTTCCTTTACAAGATGAAATTTTTCCAGATAAAGAACATTTTGGGCGAATTTTTAGAAACAACGCAGTTATGAGTAGTATGGGAATTACCCAAATTTCTGCTGTAATGGGAAGTTGTGTTGCAGGTGGAGCTTATTTACCAATTATGAGCGATGAAGCTATGATTGTTGATAAAACAGCAAGTATCTTTCTTGCAGGAAGCTATTTAGTGAAAGCTGCAATAGGTGAAAGTATTGATAATGAAACATTAGGTGGAGCAACTACGCATTGTGAAATTTCGGGTGTTACTGACTATAAAGCGAAAGATGATAAAGATGCTTTAGATAAAATAAAGTTTATTGTTGATAAGATAGGGGATTACGACAAAGCAGGGTTTAGCCGTAAAGAAGCTTTCCCTCCAAAAGAAAATGAAGAAGATATTTTTGGTATTCTTCCGAAGGAAAGAAATGCACAATACGACATGTTAGAGATCATCCATCGTTTGGTTGATAATTCTGAATTTGAACAATATAAAGAGGGGTACGGTAAAACTATTATTACAGGTTATGGTCGCATTGATGGTTGGGCAGTCGGTATTGTTGCTAATCAACGAAAGTTAGTAAAAACTAAAAAAGGAGAAATGCAATTTGGTGGCGTTATTTATAACGATTCAGCAGATAAGTCAACTCGTTTTATAGCGAACTGTAATCAGAAAAAAATTCCATTAGTATTTTTACAAGATGTTACTGGTTTTATGGTTGGATCTAAATCTGAACATGGAGGAATTATAAAAGACGGAGCTAAAATGGTGAATGCAGTAAGTAACTCTGTTGTACCAAAATTTACAATCATTATTGGTAATTCTTACGGAGCAGGTAACTATGCAATGTGCGGTAAAGCTTATGATCCAAGACTTATTGCTGCGTGGCCTAGTGCCGAATTAGCTGTAATGAGTGGGAATTCTGCTGCTAAAGTTTTATTGCAAATAGAAACTGCATCTTTAAAAAAGCGAGGAGAAGAAATTACGCCAGAAAAAGAAGCGGAGTTATTTGATAAAATAAAATCTCGTTACGATGACCAAATCTCACCATATTATGCAGCCGCAAGAATTTGGACAGATGGCATTATTAATCCATTAGATACTAGAACTTGGATTTCTATGGGAATTGAAGCTGCAAATCATGCGCCAATTGAAAAAAAATTTAATTTAGGAATCATTCAAGTATAA
- a CDS encoding imelysin family protein: MKKILGLCLVAIAMTSCSDDNENIKDTPTKAKFIENYANIAAANYDDAYTTAATMKTKIDAFLATPTEETHKAAQNAWLYARDFYGQTEAFRAANGPIDNEDLGSIDGILNTEGRINAWPLDEGFIDYVSDNKGGAVQNGLIGDANFALTEASIIGKNEFNNLADNVATGWHAIEFLLWGQDLNYNPTTHKQDNYAAAGQRGYTDYTTANFAERRKQYLQIVTNLLINDLNDLRNTWAIGGLYRTAFAKLNEATALKNILNGVGFISNGEIALERIIPAVEEGQENEHSCFSDNTNQDMWANVNGINNVIIGSYKRADGTKISGVSLTAITKTLNIEISTNLETKAQTTLNKLDALLALNKTFDEIISQETLTSNGPAIQLSNALKSQGVAIAEVATTLGVSITID; this comes from the coding sequence ATGAAGAAAATATTAGGATTATGTTTAGTAGCTATTGCTATGACATCATGTTCAGATGACAACGAAAACATTAAAGATACACCTACAAAAGCTAAGTTTATAGAAAACTATGCGAACATTGCTGCCGCTAATTATGATGATGCATACACTACAGCAGCGACAATGAAAACAAAAATTGATGCTTTTTTAGCGACACCAACTGAAGAAACACATAAAGCTGCGCAAAATGCTTGGTTGTATGCAAGAGATTTTTACGGACAAACAGAAGCTTTTCGTGCTGCTAATGGTCCTATAGATAATGAAGACTTAGGGTCTATTGACGGTATATTAAATACTGAAGGTCGTATTAATGCATGGCCTTTAGATGAAGGTTTTATCGATTATGTTTCTGATAACAAAGGAGGTGCAGTACAAAATGGTTTAATTGGTGATGCTAATTTTGCTTTAACTGAAGCAAGTATTATAGGGAAAAATGAATTTAACAACTTGGCAGATAATGTTGCTACTGGATGGCATGCCATTGAGTTTTTATTATGGGGGCAAGATTTAAATTACAACCCAACTACGCATAAACAAGATAATTATGCAGCTGCTGGTCAAAGAGGTTATACTGATTATACAACTGCAAATTTTGCTGAAAGAAGAAAACAGTATTTACAAATTGTAACTAATTTATTAATTAATGATTTAAACGATTTAAGAAATACTTGGGCTATTGGAGGCTTATACAGAACAGCATTTGCTAAATTAAATGAAGCTACTGCTTTAAAAAATATTTTAAATGGTGTTGGTTTTATTTCTAACGGAGAAATTGCTTTAGAAAGAATTATACCAGCTGTAGAAGAAGGTCAAGAAAATGAACATTCTTGTTTTTCTGACAATACGAATCAAGATATGTGGGCTAACGTTAATGGAATTAACAATGTAATTATTGGTTCTTATAAAAGAGCCGATGGAACAAAAATATCAGGAGTTTCTTTAACTGCTATAACCAAAACTTTAAACATAGAGATTTCTACTAACTTAGAAACGAAAGCACAAACAACTTTAAATAAGTTAGATGCTCTTTTAGCATTAAATAAAACTTTTGATGAAATTATTTCTCAAGAAACGCTTACTAGTAATGGACCAGCGATACAACTATCAAATGCTTTAAAATCTCAAGGAGTTGCTATTGCTGAAGTTGCGACTACATTAGGAGTTAGTATTACGATAGACTAA
- a CDS encoding di-heme oxidoredictase family protein, with amino-acid sequence MKNNIFFITILFILISCSKDDDVYKPVEFEYELGEENLVSELSIEAFNADKAFGRGIPSLSNLQSSFFGIGDAMFNQSWVSSPATTTSRDGLGPIFNARACSACHLNDGRGEPILETGASSKGLLIRLSTGNSVTTGPIGHGTYGGQLQDRSNLGLKKEASIQVVFSYIKGTYADGSTYELRKPNYTIINENYGSLVGVQTSPRIGQQLIGLGFIDALSEASILENADPNDTNNDGISGRANYVWNVKKDKLTIGKFGWKSNQPTLNQQVAGAFNGDMGLTTSIFPDENCPDGVDCSQLFNGNNPGENVEVPDKQFSRIALYMAAISVPKRRNYKEEAVLKGKKHFRDLKCVSCHVDNFTTGANEILSQINNIKISPFSDFLLHDMGDELADNRADFLANGNEWRTQPLWGLGLIEAVNGHTFLLHDGRARNIEEAILWHNGEAESSKESFKQKTKTEREELLQYLNSL; translated from the coding sequence ATGAAAAATAATATTTTTTTTATTACCATATTATTTATATTAATATCTTGCTCTAAAGATGATGATGTATATAAACCTGTTGAATTTGAATACGAATTAGGAGAAGAAAACTTAGTTTCAGAGTTATCTATAGAGGCTTTTAATGCTGATAAAGCCTTTGGTAGAGGTATTCCTTCTTTATCTAATTTACAATCCTCTTTTTTTGGTATTGGTGATGCAATGTTTAACCAAAGTTGGGTTTCGTCTCCTGCCACCACAACTTCTAGAGATGGTTTAGGTCCTATTTTTAATGCAAGAGCATGTAGTGCTTGTCATTTAAATGATGGAAGAGGTGAGCCAATTTTAGAAACAGGTGCCAGTTCAAAAGGTTTATTAATCCGCTTAAGTACTGGAAACTCAGTTACTACAGGGCCAATTGGCCATGGAACATATGGAGGACAGTTACAAGACAGGTCTAACTTAGGCCTTAAAAAAGAAGCTAGTATTCAAGTAGTTTTTTCGTATATAAAAGGTACGTATGCTGATGGTAGTACTTATGAATTAAGAAAACCAAACTATACAATTATCAATGAAAATTACGGTAGTCTAGTTGGCGTACAAACATCTCCAAGAATAGGGCAACAATTAATTGGTCTTGGTTTTATAGACGCCCTTTCTGAAGCTAGTATTTTAGAAAATGCTGACCCCAATGATACTAATAACGATGGGATTTCTGGAAGAGCAAATTATGTTTGGAATGTTAAAAAAGATAAGCTTACTATAGGTAAATTTGGATGGAAATCAAACCAGCCCACTCTAAACCAACAAGTAGCAGGAGCTTTTAATGGAGATATGGGCTTAACAACATCAATTTTTCCAGATGAAAATTGTCCTGACGGGGTAGATTGCTCACAGTTATTTAATGGTAATAACCCAGGAGAAAATGTTGAAGTACCAGATAAACAATTTAGCCGAATAGCATTATACATGGCTGCTATATCTGTACCAAAGAGAAGAAATTACAAAGAAGAAGCTGTACTTAAAGGAAAGAAACATTTTAGAGATTTAAAATGTGTTTCTTGTCACGTAGATAATTTTACAACAGGTGCTAATGAAATTTTATCACAGATAAATAATATTAAAATAAGCCCATTTTCTGACTTTTTACTTCATGACATGGGTGATGAATTAGCTGACAACAGAGCTGATTTTTTAGCTAACGGTAATGAATGGAGAACACAACCTTTATGGGGGTTAGGACTTATTGAAGCTGTAAATGGGCACACGTTTTTACTACACGACGGTAGAGCTAGAAACATAGAAGAAGCTATTTTATGGCATAATGGTGAAGCAGAAAGCTCAAAAGAAAGTTTTAAACAAAAAACAAAAACTGAACGAGAAGAATTATTACAATACTTAAACTCTTTATAA